The DNA window GCGCGCGAACGCGCGGGCGATGCCGAGCCCGATCCCCTTGCTGGAGCCGGTGACGATCGCCGTCTTGCCGGCGAGCTTCACGCAGTCAGGCCTTCGGCAGCCTCGAGGAATCGCCGAGCGAGCCCGACGGCCTGCCCCGCCGGGACGCCTCCGGGAAGGCCGTTCGGATAGCGGGTCGGGACGTAGTACTGGTCGAGCTGCTGAGCAGCCTCGCGCAGGCCGCTGAGTAACGGGAAACGGTCGCGCAGCCCCTTGAGCGCCTTTTCGGCTGCCTGCTGGCACATGAAACACGCCTGGGCGTGGTACCCTTCCCGAGCGCCCAGCTCGGCGTAGGCCAGGTCGCTTCGCGCCTGGGCGA is part of the Candidatus Methylomirabilota bacterium genome and encodes:
- a CDS encoding HEPN domain-containing protein gives rise to the protein MKQPKAEAQRWLAQARSDLAYAELGAREGYHAQACFMCQQAAEKALKGLRDRFPLLSGLREAAQQLDQYYVPTRYPNGLPGGVPAGQAVGLARRFLEAAEGLTA